Proteins from a single region of Ziziphus jujuba cultivar Dongzao chromosome 1, ASM3175591v1:
- the LOC107434184 gene encoding myb family transcription factor PHL7, with protein MYQPKSVPSSNIAHNNSLVHGQHLESGANTMDSINGGGNLNNSSLASKQRLRWTHDLHERFVDAVAQLGGPDRATPKGVLRVMGVQGLTIYHVKSHLQKYRLAKYLPDSTSDGKKADKKETGDVLSNLDGSSGMQITEALKLQMEVQKRLHEQLEVQRQLQLRIEAQGKYLKKIIEEQQRLSGVLSETPGSGLSALVSGDNHPESDKTDPATPAPTSESPLQDKTAKERVPDKSLSIDESFSSHHEPLTPDSSCHAGSPAESPKGERSTKKQRVNMSGGYSNPEIVLTHQILESSLNTSFQQPHPVFLTREQFEPSTGITVGNEDHLEKVTGSNL; from the exons ATGTATCAACCAAAGAGTGTTCCTAGTTCAAACATTGCCCACAACAACTCATTAGTGCATGGTCAACATTTAGAGTCTGGTGCAAACACAATGGACTCCATTAATGGAGGGGGTAATCTCAACAATTCCAGTCTTGCCTCGAAACAAAGGTTACGTTGGACGCATGATCTTCATGAGCGGTTCGTTGATGCCGTTGCACAACTTGGTGGGCCAGACC GTGCCACACCCAAAGGTGTCCTCAGAGTGATGGGTGTACAAGGTTTGACAATTTATCATGTTAAAAGCCATTTACAG AAATATCGACTTGCAAAATACCTACCTGACTCCACTTCCGATG GAAAAAAAGCTGACAAGAAAGAGACTGGGGATGTGCTTTCCAATTTGGATGGTTCATC TGGCATGCAAATTACTGAAGCACTCAAGCTACAGATGGAAGTGCAGAAGAGGCTTCATGAACAATTAGAG GTACAGAGACAGCTACAGTTACGGATAGAAGCCCAGGGCAAGTACTTGAAGAAGATTATTGAAGAGCAGCAACGGCTTAGTGGGGTTCTTTCAGAAACACCTGGTTCTGGGCTATCAGCCCTGGTGTCAGGTGACAATCACCCAGAATCTGACAAGACCGACCCTGCAACCCCTGCCCCAACCTCTGAGTCTCCCCTTCAAGATAAGACTGCCAAAGAACGTGTGCCAGATAAGAGCCTTTCTATTGATGAATCTTTCTCATCTCACCACGAACCATTAACCCCAGATTCCAGTTGCCATGCTGGTTCACCTGCTGAGAGTCCTAAAGGCGAGAGGTCAACAAAGAAGCAACGTGTGAACATGAGTGGAGGATATTCTAATCCAGAAATAGTGCTGACCCACCAGATACTAGAATCAAGTTTAAACACTTCTTTCCAGCAACCACACCCTGTTTTCCTTACTAGAGAGCAGTTTGAACCGTCCACAGGGATTACAGTTGGGAATGAAGATCATCTGGAAAAGGTGACAGGCAGCAATCTGTAA
- the LOC107433622 gene encoding uncharacterized protein LOC107433622, which yields MIDQFINFVIRPPRAEYNPDQYLWEKDFTLAGRTYKRQDLELTNARGHVLRCSHYLPFPFPEDSSLPCVIYCHGNSGCRADANEAAVILLPSNITVFTLDFSGSGLSDGDYVSLGWHERDDLKVVVSYLRSNKQISRIGLWGRSMGAVTCLLYGAEDPSIAGMVLDSAFSNLYSLMMELVDVYKIRLPKFTVKMAVQYMRRVIEKKAKFDIMDLNCLQVSPKTFIPALFGHAKDDKFIQPHHSDLIYKSYSGDKNIIYFDGDHNSSRPQFYYDSVSIFFYNVLHPPQISSVNKSKLEKYYDLGDLKVGAGMDECLLYEIITGVRSAGTDTASSSSAPPTVSTTKSVDELLSEIAPVTILADTLLGEDNPLSNHDSSDIQDKANCQNEECCSYTSSNRESWGRCSSLGGSDEESSADCRAANNSHQETIEVPATPLRKMQGKPADSKKEEKKKKASAAPKKPKSEKFEKLEALSRRLRHCILKRVNHRRRSSS from the exons ATGATAGATCAATTCATTAATTTTGTCATTCGCCCTCCCAG GGCAGAGTATAATCCAGATCAGTATCTATGGGAGAAGGACTTCACTCTTGCTGGCAGAACATACAAAAGACAAGACTTGGAG CTTACGAATGCAAGGGGCCATGTCCTGCGTTGTAGTCATTATCTACCTTTCCCTTTCCCTGAAGATTCTTCTCTCCCTTGTGTTATATACTGCCATGGAAATAG TGGATGTAGGGCAGATGCAAATGAGGCCGCTGTAATTCTTCTTCCATCAAATATAACTGTTTTCACTCTTGACTTTTCGGGTTCAGGCCTATCAGATGGTGACTATGTCAGCCTAGGTTGGCATGAG AGAGATGACCTCAAGGTTGTGGTGTCTTATTTAAGGAGCAACAAGCAAATATCTCGTATTGGTCTCTGGGGGCGATCTATGGGTGCGGTAACTTG CCTTCTTTATGGAGCAGAAGACCCTTCCATTGCCGGAATGGTGTTGGACAGTGCCTTTTCAAATTTGTATAGTCTAATGATGGAACTAGTGGATGTGTACAAAATCCGGCTTCCCAAATTCACT GTTAAGATGGCAGTGCAATACATGCGCAGGGTAATTGAAAAGAAGGCAAAGTTTGATATTATGGATCTTAATTGCTTACAG GTTTCACCAAAGACATTCATTCCCGCATTATTTGGACATGCTAAGGATGACAAATTCATTCAACCTCACCATTCTGACCTTATCTATAAGTCCTATTCG GgggataaaaatattatatattttgacgGTGACCATAACTCCTCTAGGCCACAGTTCTATTATGATTCAGTATCTATTTTCTTCTATAATGTTCTTCACCCTCCACAAATTTCTTCTGTTAATAAAAGTAAGCTTGAGAAATATTACGATTTAGGAGATTTGAAGGTTGGTGCTGGAATGGATgag TGCTTGTTATATGAGATAATCACTGGTGTTCGTTCTGCCGGTACTGATACTGCAAGTTCATCTTCTGCACCTCCCACTGTTTCAACCACGAAATCTGTGGATGAACTTCTTTCTGAAATTGCTCCTGTGACTATTTTAGCT GACACTTTGCTTGGTGAAGATAATCCACTTAGCAATCATGATTCATCAGATATACAG GATAAGGCAAATTGCCAGAATGAAGAATGTTGCTCATATACCAGCTCAAATAGAGAGAGTTGGGGAAGATGCTCGTCTTTGGGAGGCAGTGATGAAGAGTCTTCGGCAGATTGCAGAGCGGCTAACAACAGTCAtcag GAGACTATTGAGGTACCTGCAACACCTCTTCGAAAAATGCAAGGGAAGCCAGCGGACTCGAAAAaggaggaaaagaagaaaaaagcatcTGCAGCTCCAAAGAAGCCTAAAAGTGAAAAGTTTGAGAAGTTAGAAGCCCTTAGTCGGCGACTACGGCATTGCATTCTAAAGCGAGTAAACCATCGGAGACGTAGTTCTTCATGA
- the LOC107406303 gene encoding uncharacterized protein At3g52155, chloroplastic has product MNAVPLCNSQPILKSQIPPCPNCFRPSIPRTNPARFPCRSSLVIETVEGQSQSQSQSQSQSQSQVVTEQAETPSSASDSVSRRLILLRHAKSSWEDRSLRDHDRPLSKAGKADAKKVSQKLYQLGWIPQLILSSDALRTKETLKIMQEQVRDFLEAEVRYVSSFYSIAAMDGQTAEHLQRIICKYSGDDIVTVMCMGHNRGWEEAASMFTGASVELKACNAALLETTGKSWAEAFALAGLGGWKLQGIVKPSS; this is encoded by the exons ATGAATGCAGTGCCGCTCTGTAATTCACAGCccattttaaaatcccaaattccGCCATGCCCAAATTGCTTCAGACCTTCAATCCCTCGCACAAACCCTGCTCGCTTCCCCTGCCGTTCGTCTCTGGTAATCGAGACCGTGGAAGGCCAATCCCAATCTCAATCCCAATCCCAATCCCAATCCCAATCCCAAGTTGTTACTGAGCAAGCTGAGACTCCATCTTCCGCTTCCGACTCCGTATCTCGTCGTCTCATTCTTCTTCGTCACGCTAAGAGCTCCTGGGAAGATCGTTCTCTGCGAG aTCATGATCGGCCTTTGAGTAAAGCTGGAAAAGCCGACGCTAAGAAGGTTTCTCAGAAGCTTTATCAGTTGGGTTGGATTCCCCAACTCATTCTGTCAAG TGACGCATTGCGAACGAAAGAGACGCTTAAGATAATGCAAGAGCAAGTTCGGGATTTCTTGGAAGCCGAGGTTCGTTATGTTTCGAGCTTTTATTCAATTGCAGCAATGGATGGCCAAACTGCTGAGCATCTTCAGCGTATTATCTGTAAATATTCAGGGGATGACATTGTTACTGTCAT GTGTATGGGACATAATAGGGGTTGGGAGGAGGCAGCCTCAATGTTTACAGGTGCCTCTGTCGAATTGAAGGCATGCAATGCTGCTTTGCTAGAAACTACTGGGAAATCTTGGGCTGAG GCATTTGCTTTGGCAGGACTTGGTGGTTGGAAGTTGCAAGGCATAGTAAAACCAAGTAGCTAG
- the LOC107406046 gene encoding uncharacterized WD repeat-containing protein C2A9.03: MSLYEGDEMDHVADDNEMAEVDDSMYFRGRVMGDSESDDDDDDEYDHLDNKIIDTSAADARKGKDIQGIPWERLSISRERYRQTRLEQYKNYENVPQSGESSEKECKPTKKGGNYYEFWQNTRSVKSTILHFQLRNLVWSTSKHDVYLMSHFSIIHWSSLRCKKTEVLDVSGHVAPREKHPGSLLEGFTQTQISTLAVRDNLLIAGGFQGELICKYLDRPGVSFCSRTTYDENAITNAVEIYDWPSGAVHFMASNNDCGIRDFDMERFQLSKQFSFPWPVNHTSLSPDGKLLVIVGDNPDGLLVDSQTGKTIMPLCGHLDFSFASAWHPNGLVFATGNQDKTCRIWDARNLSKSVAVLKGNLGAIRSIRFTSDGQFMAMAEPADFVHIYDAKNGFDREQEIDFFGEISGMSFSPDTESLFIGVWDRTYGSLLQYNRSRNYTYLDSMW; the protein is encoded by the exons ATGTCCCTATACGAAGGGGATGAAATGGATCATGTTGCAGATGACAATGAAATGGCAGAAGTGGACGACTCTATGTATTTTCGTGGTAGAGTAATGGGTGATTCAGAGtcggatgatgatgatgatgatgaatatgatcaTTTG gacaataaaataatagatacATCAGCCGCAGATGCTAGGAAAGGAAAGGATATCCAAGGGATTCCTTGGGAGAGATTGAGCATCTCTCGTGAGAGGTATAGACAAACTAGACTAGAGCAGTATAAGAACTATGAAAATGTTCCCCAATCAGGAGAAAGTTCTGAGAAG GAATGCAAGCCAACTAAGAAAGGGGGAAACTATTACGAGTTTTGGCAAAATACTAGATCTGTAAAATCGACAATCCTTCATTTTCAA TTGAGAAATTTGGTTTGGTCAACGTCAAAGCACGATGTCTACCTTATGTCACACTTCTCTATCATTCATTGGTCTTCACTAAGGTGCAAGAAGACTGAAGTTCTTGATGTTTCTGGACATGTGGCCCCACGTGAG AAACACCCTGGAAGCCTGTTGGAAGGATTTACTCAGACCCAAATTAGTACACTGGCTGTTCGGGATAATTTGTTGATTGCTGGTGGATTTCAGGGAGAGCTTATCTGTAAG TATTTGGACCGACCAGGGGTTAGCTTCTGTTCCAGGACCACTTATGATGAAAATGCAATCACAAATGCAGTTGAGATTTATGATTGGCccag TGGTGCAGTTCATTTCATGGCTTCAAATAATGACTGTGGAATCAGAGATTTTGATATGGAGAGATTTCAGCTTTCTAAGCAATTTTCCTTTCCTTGGCCTGTAAAT CACACCTCTTTGAGTCCTGATGGTAAGCTTCTAGTCATTGTTGGGGACAATCCAGATGGACTGTTAGTTGATTCTCAAACAGGAAAG ACTATAATGCCTCTATGTGGACACTTGGATTTCTCTTTTGCATCTGCATGGCATCCCAATGGTCTCGTCTTTGCCACTGGGAACCAAGACAAGACTTGTCGTATTTGGGATGCTCGTAACTTGTCAAAGTCTGTTGCTGTGCTCAAGGGTAACCTGGGAGCCATTCGATCCATACGTTTCACATCTGATGGCCAGTTCATGGCGATGGCTGAGCCAGCTGACTTTGTGCATATCTATGATGCAAAGAATGGTTTCGACAGGGAGCAGGAGATTGATTTCTTTGGCGAGATCTCTGGCATGTCTTTTAGCCCCGACACAGAATCCCTCTTTATTGGAGTCTGGGATCGCACATATGGTAGTCTTCTTCAGTACAATCGATCTAGGAACTATACATATCTCGATTCCATGTGGTGA
- the LOC107408591 gene encoding aspartyl protease family protein At5g10770, producing MRSAWFLLFYFLLSTTASSLSEFQENESAEKLSGIHLNIYHTRRHDSSVTSKSPFAILTDILATDEERIKVLHSRLVNRKTGTEAASSSASYRHRQGVLKKPIGIPLNPGSTIGSGNYYVKVGIGSPVKYYAMLMDTGSSFSWLQCQPCSIYCYSQIDPLFDPSASKTYKKLTCSTTECSLIKDATLNEPFCQANSNTCIYTASYGDTSFSEGYLSQDLLTLAPSESLPRFIYGCGQDNQGLFGRAAGILGLARDKLSMLAQVSTKYGYAFSYCLPSAFPISSRGGQGGVLSIGNTSLSPSIPYKFTPLIKNSFNPSLYFLSLTAITVANKPLGVGAANYKVPTIIDSGTVITRLPSPVYTALQKSFVQIMSKKYAQAPEFSILDTCFKANLNSALAVPEIKLIFQGGADLSLGAHNILIEANKGVVCLAFAPISGSNQIAIIGNHQQQTFKVAYDISKSRIGFAPGGCR from the exons ATGAGGTCAGCTTGGTTTCTGCTTTTCTACTTTCTGCTTTCAACAACAGCATCTTCATTGTCAGAATTTCAAG AAAATGAATCAGCAGAGAAGCTCTCTGGCATACATCTAAACATATATCATACTCGAAGACATGATTCCTCTGTCACCTCAAAATCCCCCTTCGCAATCCTCACTGATATACTAGCAACTGATGAAGAACGCATTAAGGTACTTCATTCCAGGCTAGTAAACAGGAAAACAGGTACTGAAGCCGCCTCCTCCTCTGCCTCCTACAGACATAGGCAAGGAGTATTGAAGAAACCCATAGGCATCCCATTGAATCCAGGTTCCACTATTGGCTCAGGCAATTACTATGTGAAAGTCGGCATTGGAAGCCCTGTTAAGTACTATGCCATGCTTATGGACACAGGCAGTTCCTTCTCCTGGCTTCAATGCCAACCTTGTTCCATATACTGTTATTCCCAGATAGATCCTCTATTTGACCCTTCTGCATCCAAGACCTATAAAAAATTGACATGTTCCACCACTGAGTGTTCCTTAATCAAGGATGCAACTCTCAATGAGCCTTTTTGTCAGGCCAATTCAAACACTTGTATATACACAGCAAGTTATGGTGATACATCTTTCTCTGAGGGCTACTTGAGTCAAGATTTACTGACCTTAGCTCCATCTGAATCTCTGCCCCGTTTTATATATGGGTGTGGACAAGACAACCAAGGTTTGTTCGGAAGAGCAGCCGGAATTCTAGGTCTAGCTAGAGACAAGCTCTCCATGCTAGCACAGGTTTCCACCAAATACGGTTATGCTTTCTCCTACTGCCTTCCCTCAGCTTTTCCTATATCTTCCAGAGGAGGCCAAGGAGGTGTTTTGTCAATTGGAAACACATCTTTATCACCATCAATACCTTACAAGTTCACTCCGTTGATCAAGAATTCCTTTAACCCAAGCTTATACTTCCTGAGCTTAACAGCTATTACAGTGGCAAATAAGCCACTTGGAGTGGGTGCTGCCAACTATAAAGTCCCTACAATCATAGACTCTGGCACTGTCATTACTCGCTTGCCTTCGCCTGTCTATACTGCCTTACAAAAGTCCTTTGTTCAAATCATGTCCAAGAAGTATGCACAGGCACCGGAGTTTTCCATACTGGATACTTGTTTCAAGGCAAATCTCAACAGCGCATTGGCGGTGCCCGAAATCAAACTCATATTTCAAGGAGGAGCTGACCTTAGTCTTGGGGCTCACAATATACTTATAGAAGCCAATAAAGGCGTTGTTTGTTTGGCTTTCGCACCTATCTCGGGAAGCAACCAAATTGCCATCATTGGAAATCATCAACAGCAGACTTTTAAGGTAGCCTACGATATCTCTAAGTCCAGAATTGGGTTTGCTCCTGGTGGCTGCCGTTGA